From Bordetella flabilis, the proteins below share one genomic window:
- the lpxK gene encoding tetraacyldisaccharide 4'-kinase, which yields MPLSGLAGWVVKAKEAAYRKGWRPAYRAPVPVIVVGNVYVGGTGKTPVVTAIVQALSERGWTPGVVSRGYGVKIGPRPRVGHGDLPPERFGDEPALIGRSTGVPISVHPDRPRAARSLLGAFPQIDVIVSDDGLQHLALARDIEILVQDDRGIGNGRLLPAGPLREPATRLATVDAIVTNVSGPVPIAVPEPGAPRRLNMWMEPGAAWNLRDGTLRTLWELQADYATRGIAAAAGIGNPGRFFSTLRGAGVSPDTTMALPDHYSYAHSPFAELKAALILVTAKDAVKCSGLGDNRLWAVPVTPRFSDPGFFDWLTGCLPARDKLH from the coding sequence ATGCCGCTGTCCGGGCTGGCCGGATGGGTGGTCAAGGCCAAGGAAGCGGCTTATCGCAAGGGCTGGCGGCCGGCCTACCGGGCGCCCGTCCCGGTCATCGTAGTCGGCAACGTCTATGTGGGTGGGACCGGCAAGACGCCCGTCGTCACCGCGATCGTGCAGGCATTGAGCGAGCGAGGCTGGACCCCCGGTGTGGTCAGCCGCGGCTATGGCGTCAAGATCGGTCCCCGCCCACGCGTCGGCCACGGCGACCTGCCGCCCGAGCGGTTTGGCGATGAGCCCGCGCTCATCGGACGCTCGACGGGGGTCCCGATCAGCGTGCACCCAGATCGGCCGAGGGCGGCGCGTTCCCTGCTCGGTGCCTTCCCGCAGATCGATGTCATCGTGTCGGATGATGGGCTACAGCATCTCGCGCTCGCGCGCGACATCGAGATCCTCGTCCAGGACGACCGTGGAATCGGCAATGGCCGCCTGCTGCCCGCCGGCCCGCTGCGCGAACCCGCCACGCGGCTGGCCACGGTGGATGCCATCGTAACCAACGTATCGGGCCCTGTACCGATCGCTGTGCCCGAACCCGGAGCGCCCCGGCGCCTGAACATGTGGATGGAGCCCGGCGCCGCATGGAATCTGCGCGATGGCACTTTGCGAACGCTATGGGAATTGCAGGCAGACTACGCAACGCGGGGGATCGCCGCGGCGGCCGGAATCGGGAATCCCGGCCGCTTTTTCTCGACCTTGCGTGGCGCCGGGGTATCGCCCGACACCACCATGGCCCTGCCCGATCACTACAGCTACGCGCATTCGCCGTTCGCCGAATTGAAAGCGGCGCTCATCCTGGTGACGGCCAAGGACGCGGTCAAATGCAGCGGACTGGGCGATAACCGCTTGTGGGCCGTACCGGTGACGCCGCGCTTCTCGGATCCGGGCTTCTTCGATTGGCTTACCGGGTGCCTGCCGGCACGCGACAAACTCCACTAA
- a CDS encoding ExbD/TolR family protein has product MNFGNHRRHDELEINLIPLIDVLLVILIFLAATTSFARFSQLKVTLPQAAAEQRAAAPIEVAISQDGHYALDGRLLEVSATSDIADALRRAVAGKADPVLVINADAQATHQTVVNVMEAARLAGIARVNFATQIAR; this is encoded by the coding sequence ATGAATTTCGGCAACCATCGCCGGCACGACGAACTGGAGATCAACCTGATCCCGCTGATCGACGTGCTTCTTGTCATCCTGATCTTCCTGGCCGCGACCACATCCTTCGCTCGTTTCAGCCAGCTCAAGGTCACGCTGCCGCAAGCGGCGGCCGAGCAGCGTGCTGCTGCGCCGATCGAAGTCGCCATCAGCCAGGATGGCCACTACGCCTTGGACGGAAGGCTGCTGGAAGTGTCCGCCACCTCCGATATCGCCGACGCACTGCGACGCGCGGTGGCCGGCAAAGCCGACCCGGTACTGGTCATCAACGCCGACGCCCAGGCCACGCACCAGACGGTGGTCAATGTCATGGAGGCCGCCCGCCTCGCCGGCATCGCGCGGGTGAATTTCGCAACCCAGATCGCGCGGTGA
- a CDS encoding MotA/TolQ/ExbB proton channel family protein: protein MLSVLRDAGWPIWPLLATSVLCLALILERLFTLRRRQVAPAGLVNQVLDMVRNRQDTPDAIARLERNSPLGRVLAEVLRQRQLPREELRSAVEDVGRAVAHDLNRYIGGIGTIAVVAPLLGLFGTVVGMIDIFGSYSPVGGDPAQLAHGISVALYNTGFGILIAIPAMIFHRYLRARVDGYMYLMENAAGRTARILATPGRRRADEDEALFTPRAAALQDPLA, encoded by the coding sequence TTGCTGTCCGTCCTCCGTGATGCGGGCTGGCCCATCTGGCCCCTGCTTGCCACCTCCGTGCTGTGCCTGGCCCTGATCCTCGAACGGCTGTTCACCCTGCGCCGTCGCCAGGTCGCGCCGGCCGGCTTGGTGAACCAGGTGCTCGACATGGTGCGCAACCGCCAGGACACTCCTGATGCGATCGCCCGCCTCGAACGCAATTCCCCTTTGGGGCGGGTACTGGCAGAAGTGCTCCGCCAGCGCCAACTGCCGCGCGAAGAACTCCGCAGCGCGGTCGAGGACGTGGGCCGCGCCGTCGCCCATGACCTGAATCGCTACATAGGCGGCATCGGCACCATCGCCGTCGTCGCCCCGTTGCTGGGGCTCTTCGGTACCGTGGTGGGCATGATCGACATCTTCGGCTCGTACTCCCCGGTGGGCGGGGACCCGGCGCAATTGGCGCACGGTATCTCCGTCGCTTTGTACAACACAGGCTTCGGCATACTGATCGCCATTCCCGCGATGATCTTTCATCGCTATCTGCGCGCACGCGTGGACGGATACATGTATCTGATGGAGAACGCGGCGGGTCGGACGGCGCGCATCCTTGCGACGCCGGGACGGCGCAGAGCCGACGAAGACGAGGCGCTCTTCACGCCACGCGCCGCTGCGCTTCAGGATCCGCTGGCATGA
- the xseA gene encoding exodeoxyribonuclease VII large subunit gives MTLEFQIKNDALAGEILTVGQLNQAVGRVLEHSIPLVWVRGEVSNFTQAASGHWYFTLKDSRAAVRTVMFRSRATAVGFVPRAGDKVEVRARVSLYEPRGDYQLQAEAMRRAGLGDLFEAFLRLKQKLEAEGLFLPERKRAILPLPRAIGVVTSPHAAALRDVLSALARRAPQVPVVLYPAPVQGADAATRLVAAIAAANRRAEVDTLLLVRGGGSIEDLWSFNDEALARAVAGSSIPIISGVGHETDFTIVDFVADLRAPTPTAAAELACLPRLDLYNRVMRLAGAMVRAQERRLERLTQRLDRAAGQLASPGQRLAHQRERLATLRHRLLNAWSAPQARRRARIELLLAKVLHRGPDVARAADRLHERVRRMQQAHGHLLASRRARLEALTAHLRAFDPQHVLARGYAVVRDEQGRVIRDAGSLMAGQNLAVLFSRGDADVTVVTSRAGSD, from the coding sequence ATGACACTTGAATTTCAGATCAAAAACGACGCGCTGGCGGGCGAAATCCTGACAGTCGGGCAACTCAATCAGGCGGTCGGACGGGTGCTGGAACACAGCATTCCCCTGGTCTGGGTGCGGGGCGAAGTGTCGAACTTTACGCAGGCAGCCTCGGGGCACTGGTATTTCACACTGAAGGACAGCCGGGCCGCGGTACGCACGGTAATGTTCCGAAGCCGTGCGACGGCGGTCGGATTTGTTCCGCGTGCCGGCGACAAGGTCGAGGTGCGCGCGCGTGTTTCACTGTATGAGCCGCGGGGGGACTACCAACTCCAGGCGGAGGCCATGCGGCGTGCCGGTCTGGGCGACCTGTTCGAAGCCTTCTTGCGGCTGAAGCAGAAGCTGGAGGCAGAGGGTTTGTTCCTGCCTGAGCGCAAGCGGGCCATCTTGCCCCTGCCACGGGCCATCGGGGTGGTGACCTCACCCCATGCTGCAGCGCTACGCGACGTTCTTTCGGCTCTGGCGCGTCGCGCCCCCCAGGTACCGGTCGTCCTGTATCCCGCGCCGGTGCAGGGCGCCGACGCCGCGACCCGGTTGGTCGCCGCCATCGCGGCAGCCAACCGCCGCGCGGAGGTGGATACCCTCTTGCTGGTGCGGGGCGGGGGCAGTATCGAAGACCTGTGGAGCTTCAACGACGAGGCGCTCGCCCGTGCGGTCGCCGGCAGCTCGATTCCGATTATCAGCGGTGTGGGCCATGAAACCGACTTCACCATCGTCGATTTCGTCGCCGACCTGCGCGCACCAACACCGACCGCCGCCGCGGAACTGGCCTGCCTGCCGCGCCTCGATCTGTACAACCGGGTAATGCGCCTCGCGGGCGCAATGGTGCGCGCACAGGAGCGGCGCCTGGAGCGGTTGACGCAGCGCCTGGACCGCGCCGCCGGGCAACTGGCCTCGCCAGGCCAGCGTCTGGCCCATCAGCGCGAACGTCTGGCCACGCTGCGCCACCGCTTGCTCAATGCCTGGAGCGCACCACAGGCGCGGCGGCGCGCACGTATCGAACTGCTCCTGGCCAAGGTGCTGCATCGGGGACCCGACGTGGCGCGCGCCGCGGATCGCTTGCATGAACGGGTCAGGCGCATGCAACAGGCCCACGGCCATCTCCTCGCGAGCCGCCGTGCGCGGCTCGAAGCATTGACCGCCCATTTGCGGGCTTTCGACCCGCAGCATGTGTTGGCGCGCGGCTATGCAGTGGTGCGGGACGAACAGGGTCGCGTTATTCGCGATGCGGGCAGCCTGATGGCAGGCCAGAACCTGGCGGTCCTGTTCAGCCGCGGCGATGCCGATGTGACCGTCGTCACATCGCGTGCGGGTAGCGATTGA
- the sodB gene encoding superoxide dismutase [Fe], which produces MPHTLPPLPYPMDALAPHISKETLEFHYGKHHQTYVTNLNNLIPGTEFENASLEDIIKKSSGGVFNNAAQVWNHTFYWNSLKPQGGGAPTGKLADAINAKWGSFDGFKEAFNKSAAGNFGSGWTWLVKKADGSVDIVNTSNAATPLTTADKPLLTCDVWEHAYYIDYRNARPKYLENFWNLVNWDFAAKNFG; this is translated from the coding sequence ATGCCGCACACGCTTCCCCCATTGCCTTATCCCATGGACGCTCTGGCTCCGCACATCTCCAAGGAAACGCTGGAGTTCCACTATGGCAAGCACCATCAGACCTACGTCACCAACCTGAACAATCTCATTCCCGGGACCGAGTTCGAAAACGCCTCCCTCGAGGACATCATCAAGAAGTCCTCGGGTGGTGTGTTCAATAACGCGGCCCAGGTGTGGAACCACACGTTCTATTGGAATTCGCTCAAGCCACAAGGCGGCGGCGCGCCCACCGGCAAACTGGCCGACGCAATCAACGCCAAATGGGGTAGCTTCGACGGGTTCAAGGAAGCTTTCAACAAATCGGCCGCCGGCAACTTCGGGTCGGGCTGGACCTGGCTGGTGAAAAAGGCGGATGGTTCGGTCGACATCGTCAATACGAGCAACGCTGCCACGCCGCTGACCACCGCTGACAAGCCCTTGCTTACCTGTGATGTGTGGGAGCACGCGTACTACATCGATTATCGGAATGCCCGTCCCAAGTACCTGGAGAATTTCTGGAACCTGGTGAACTGGGACTTCGCCGCGAAGAATTTCGGCTGA
- a CDS encoding chloride channel protein → MSQAHTLRSVRAQLRRALRRKSRQARRLSRKSVQMALLLGGAALVSLVSLGFTRLADYALELNANWVARTGWIAFVLLPFGLALIRWLTLRLAPNASGSGIPQVIGALSLPPGAGQSSLVSLRQTVWKIPLTFLGMLAGASIGREGPSVQVGAAVMLAWGQFWKKRRLPLQGFHNNELIAAGAAGGLAAAFNAPLAGVIFAIEELGRGTLLRWERLVLIGVLASGFMVVAVAGNNPYFGVFSGAPVADMVGWVLLCGLVNGILGGVFGRLLGKGPTVLVPASWRAAVRAHPIWTAFILGVALAALGFAMGGSVYGTGYGAAAQLLAGGSLGHDGFGLAKLAATVASYWAGIPGGIFTPALTTGAGIGQQIWQITGGAVDQRVLVLISMAAFLAAATQAPLTASVVVMEMTGSQPMLFWLLLAALSASLVSRQFCPQPFYHQAAGRFRRQAIVEAGRTARPAT, encoded by the coding sequence ATGTCCCAAGCCCACACCCTACGCAGCGTCCGTGCGCAACTGCGCCGAGCGCTGCGCCGCAAATCGCGCCAGGCGCGGCGGCTGTCCCGCAAGTCGGTGCAGATGGCGCTGCTTCTGGGTGGGGCCGCACTGGTGTCTCTGGTTTCGTTGGGTTTTACCCGGCTCGCCGACTACGCCCTTGAATTGAATGCGAACTGGGTCGCGCGCACGGGATGGATCGCCTTCGTTCTTTTGCCGTTCGGGCTGGCGCTGATCCGCTGGCTGACGCTGCGCCTTGCACCCAATGCCAGCGGTAGCGGCATTCCGCAGGTCATCGGGGCCTTGTCGCTGCCGCCGGGGGCAGGACAGTCCAGCCTGGTGTCGCTACGCCAGACGGTATGGAAAATTCCCCTGACCTTCCTGGGCATGCTGGCCGGCGCCTCGATCGGACGGGAAGGGCCCTCTGTGCAAGTGGGCGCCGCCGTCATGCTGGCCTGGGGCCAGTTCTGGAAGAAGCGGCGCCTGCCGTTGCAAGGCTTCCATAACAATGAGTTGATCGCGGCCGGGGCTGCGGGTGGCTTGGCAGCCGCCTTCAACGCGCCTTTGGCTGGCGTGATCTTCGCCATCGAGGAACTCGGACGCGGAACCCTCCTGCGCTGGGAGCGGCTGGTGTTGATCGGCGTGCTGGCGTCCGGCTTCATGGTGGTCGCCGTGGCCGGCAACAACCCATATTTCGGCGTGTTCAGCGGTGCGCCGGTGGCCGACATGGTCGGCTGGGTCCTGCTGTGCGGCCTGGTCAATGGCATCCTGGGTGGCGTATTCGGCCGGCTGCTGGGCAAGGGGCCTACTGTGCTGGTGCCGGCGAGTTGGCGTGCAGCGGTGCGCGCGCATCCGATTTGGACCGCATTCATTCTTGGCGTGGCGTTGGCCGCGCTCGGTTTCGCGATGGGCGGCTCCGTCTACGGCACGGGTTACGGCGCGGCGGCGCAATTGCTCGCCGGCGGCAGCCTGGGGCACGATGGTTTCGGCCTTGCCAAGCTGGCGGCCACGGTGGCCTCGTATTGGGCCGGCATACCGGGCGGGATTTTCACTCCGGCGCTTACCACGGGCGCAGGCATCGGCCAGCAAATCTGGCAAATTACGGGTGGCGCTGTCGACCAAAGGGTGTTGGTATTGATTTCCATGGCGGCTTTCCTGGCGGCCGCGACGCAGGCGCCGCTCACTGCCAGCGTAGTGGTGATGGAAATGACCGGCAGTCAACCCATGCTCTTCTGGCTGTTGTTGGCTGCGCTGTCGGCTTCCCTGGTATCGCGGCAGTTCTGCCCGCAGCCTTTCTACCATCAGGCCGCCGGCCGGTTCCGGCGCCAGGCCATCGTTGAGGCGGGCCGGACGGCTCGGCCCGCCACATGA
- the pcaF gene encoding 3-oxoadipyl-CoA thiolase, with protein sequence MTDQAYICDAIRTPFGRYGGALSSVRADDLAAVPIKALMARHAGVAWEEIDDVIFGCANQAGEDNRNVARMAALLAGLPSAVPGATVNRLCGSGLDALGTAARAIRAGEAGLMIAGGVESMSRAPFVMGKADTAFSRNAAIYDTTIGWRFVNKLMKAQYGVDSMPETAENVAVEFKISREDQDRFALASQQKAVKAQASGLFDAEITPVSVPQKKGDAVLVAKDEHPRDTNIEALSRLKGVVRDGGTVTAGNASGVNDGAAALLLAGEAALSKHGLKPRARVVGMATAGVQPRIMGIGPVPATRKVLALTGLKLDQIDVIELNEAFAAQGLAVLRELGLADSDPRVNPNGGAIALGHPLGASGARLATTAINQLERTGGRYALCTMCIGVGQGIAVILERV encoded by the coding sequence ATGACCGATCAAGCCTATATCTGTGACGCGATTCGTACTCCTTTCGGCCGTTATGGCGGCGCATTGTCGTCCGTGCGCGCAGATGACCTGGCGGCCGTTCCGATCAAGGCTTTGATGGCGCGCCACGCCGGCGTGGCCTGGGAAGAAATCGACGACGTCATCTTCGGTTGCGCCAACCAGGCCGGCGAGGACAATCGAAATGTCGCCCGCATGGCGGCGCTGCTGGCCGGGCTTCCATCTGCTGTTCCGGGCGCCACGGTGAACCGCCTCTGCGGCTCGGGGCTCGATGCCCTGGGCACCGCGGCGCGGGCCATCCGGGCAGGCGAGGCCGGCCTGATGATCGCCGGCGGGGTCGAGAGCATGAGCCGCGCACCTTTCGTCATGGGTAAAGCCGATACGGCGTTTTCGCGTAACGCGGCGATTTACGACACCACCATCGGCTGGCGCTTCGTCAACAAGCTGATGAAAGCGCAATACGGCGTCGACTCCATGCCGGAGACAGCCGAAAACGTCGCCGTGGAGTTCAAGATCAGCCGTGAGGACCAGGATCGCTTCGCCCTGGCCAGCCAGCAGAAGGCGGTAAAGGCGCAGGCAAGCGGCTTGTTCGACGCCGAGATTACGCCGGTGTCGGTGCCCCAGAAGAAAGGCGATGCCGTCCTCGTGGCGAAGGACGAACATCCCCGCGATACCAACATCGAAGCCCTGTCCCGTCTCAAGGGCGTTGTCCGCGATGGCGGCACCGTCACGGCGGGCAACGCGTCCGGCGTCAACGATGGCGCTGCCGCGTTGCTCCTTGCCGGCGAAGCGGCGCTGAGCAAGCACGGCCTGAAGCCGCGCGCCCGCGTCGTGGGCATGGCGACCGCCGGTGTGCAGCCCCGCATCATGGGCATCGGTCCCGTGCCGGCCACGCGCAAGGTGCTGGCCTTGACCGGGCTGAAGCTGGACCAGATCGACGTGATCGAACTGAACGAAGCTTTCGCAGCGCAAGGGCTGGCCGTGCTGCGCGAACTGGGCCTGGCTGATAGCGACCCGCGGGTGAACCCCAACGGGGGCGCCATCGCGCTCGGGCATCCCCTCGGCGCCAGCGGTGCGCGGCTCGCCACCACGGCGATCAACCAATTGGAGCGCACCGGCGGCCGCTATGCCCTGTGCACGATGTGCATTGGCGTGGGGCAGGGTATCGCCGTGATCCTGGAACGGGTGTAG
- a CDS encoding DUF192 domain-containing protein, giving the protein MHTDAVLPQALPLPRRGHNALCGFLAAAALTLGMLPALAAAQKPTGPQPVLPKMQLSAGIHVIQAEVARTDEARERGLMFRQTLDGNEGMLFVFDQPDQQCFWMRNTPLPLSIAFMADDGTVVNIADMAPQTDDTHCSRKAVRYALEMKQGWFADHGITAGKKIEGLP; this is encoded by the coding sequence ATGCACACCGATGCTGTCTTGCCGCAAGCCCTACCGTTGCCCCGCCGCGGCCATAACGCCTTGTGCGGCTTCCTTGCCGCTGCTGCGCTCACCCTCGGCATGCTCCCAGCCCTGGCCGCGGCGCAGAAACCGACTGGACCCCAGCCAGTATTGCCCAAAATGCAACTGTCCGCCGGCATCCATGTGATCCAGGCCGAGGTCGCGCGTACCGACGAGGCCCGGGAGCGAGGCCTGATGTTCCGGCAGACCCTGGACGGCAACGAGGGAATGCTGTTCGTCTTCGACCAGCCGGACCAGCAGTGCTTCTGGATGCGCAACACCCCCCTGCCCCTGTCGATCGCCTTCATGGCGGACGACGGTACCGTGGTCAATATCGCCGACATGGCGCCGCAAACCGACGACACCCATTGCTCGCGCAAGGCGGTCCGCTACGCGCTTGAAATGAAGCAAGGCTGGTTTGCGGACCATGGCATCACCGCGGGCAAGAAAATCGAAGGTTTGCCTTAA
- a CDS encoding cold-shock protein, whose protein sequence is MSDTTANREQGDTPQASTADAPKGTTGTVKWFNDAKGFGFITPDDGTEDVFAHFSSIQMNGFKTLKEGQKVKYEVIQGPKGKQALNITSA, encoded by the coding sequence ATGTCCGATACGACCGCAAACCGTGAGCAAGGGGACACCCCACAGGCCTCCACCGCCGATGCGCCCAAAGGCACAACCGGCACCGTGAAATGGTTCAACGACGCGAAAGGATTCGGTTTCATCACGCCAGACGACGGCACTGAAGACGTGTTCGCGCATTTCTCCTCGATCCAGATGAACGGTTTCAAGACCCTCAAAGAGGGCCAAAAGGTGAAGTACGAAGTCATCCAGGGCCCCAAGGGCAAGCAGGCTTTGAACATCACCTCCGCCTGA
- the clpS gene encoding ATP-dependent Clp protease adapter ClpS, protein MSTSTDTHHDLVVEKESARTKPPPMYQVILLNDDYTPMEFVVKVLQKFFNKNEDEATRIMLQVHHEGRGVCGVYSRDVAHTRVSQVQQYAKAKQHPLQCVAEPI, encoded by the coding sequence ATGAGCACAAGTACGGATACCCATCACGACCTCGTTGTAGAAAAGGAGAGCGCTCGCACCAAACCGCCGCCGATGTACCAGGTCATCCTGCTCAATGATGACTACACGCCGATGGAATTCGTCGTCAAGGTGCTGCAGAAGTTTTTCAACAAGAACGAGGACGAGGCCACCCGCATCATGCTGCAGGTGCACCATGAAGGGCGCGGCGTCTGCGGGGTTTACTCACGCGACGTTGCGCACACCCGGGTCAGCCAGGTGCAGCAATACGCGAAAGCCAAACAGCATCCGCTGCAATGCGTCGCGGAGCCTATTTGA